The Haemorhous mexicanus isolate bHaeMex1 chromosome 5, bHaeMex1.pri, whole genome shotgun sequence genome contains a region encoding:
- the AMIGO2 gene encoding amphoterin-induced protein 2, producing the protein MSLHWWTLPTRLGVFKANCKGLACLLVFTVSVCGSAPGMCPAACICASDIVSCTNKNLTRVPGNLYKCMKRLDLSYNRIGILEPEWVPVLSEKLNTLIVNHNSISSISAGSFSTTPNLKYLDLSSNSLKTLGSPVFQELKELEVLLLYNNQITQIESLAFGGLYRLQKLYLSYNLVSHFPLDLYVGKHKLTDLVLLDISFNHLQTMPVQRLSSVPAKQLSGIYLHGNPFYCDCVLYSMLVFWYQRHFSSVVDFKNEYSCLLQSDPRDHNKLPLLHDSVMNCSESTVNSSFQAFGFIHDAQVGDRLIVHCDSRISDTGTQFVWVSPDNRLLEPDRDTDNFKVFPNGSLEITDAQLENSGLYSCIAVNKKRLLNETIEVRINVSNFTVNRSHAHEAFNTAFTTLAACVASIILVLLYLYLTPCPCQCKAKKKKRKLNQSSAHPSILNSALPQELPADEKKASTGKRVVFLEPVHEPKQSQNGKVKLFPNDSVITESILKTTRTKSDSDSVNSVFSDTPFMPPA; encoded by the coding sequence ATGTCTTTACACTGGTGGACACTTCCTACTCGACTTGGAGTTTTCAAAGCGAACTGCAAAGGACTCGCGTGCCTCTTGGTCTTCACCGTGAGTGTTTGTGGCAGTGCCCCGGGGATGTGTCCAGCAGCCTGCATCTGTGCCAGTGATATCGTAAGCTGCACTAATAAGAACCTCACTCGAGTGCCAGGAAATCTTTATAAATGTATGAAAAGGCTGGATCTGAGTTACAACAGGATTGGGATTTTGGAGCCTGAATGGGTCCCAGTGCTGTCTGAGAAACTGAACACTTTAATAGTCAATCATAATAGCATTAGCAGCATTAGCGCTGGAAGCTTTTCCACAACTCCAAATCTGAAGTATCTAGACTTGTCATCCAACAGCCTGAAAACACTGGGCAGCCCTGTGTTTCAGGAGCTAAAGGAGTTGGAGGTTCTCCTGCTGTACAACAATCAAATAACACAGATCGAGTCTTTAGCCTTTGGAGGATTGTACAGATTACAGAAACTGTACCTAAGCTACAACTTGGTCTCGCATTTCCCACTGGACTTATATGTTGGAAAACATAAGCTGACTGACCTTGTGTTGCTGGACATTTCCTTCAATCACCTCCAGACGATGCCTGTTCAGCGCCTGAGTTCAGTGCCAGCCAAACAACTCAGTGGAATTTATCTTCACGGCAACCCATTCTATTGTGACTGTGTCCTGTACTCCATGCTAGTCTTCTGGTATCAAAGGCATTTCAGCTCGGTGGTGGACTTCAAAAATGAGTACAGCTGTTTGTTGCAGTCAGACCCAAGAGATCATAATAAACTGCCTTTACTGCACGACAGCGTTATGAATTGCTCTGAAAGTACCGTCAACAGCTCTTTCCAAGCCTTTGGGTTTATTCATGATGCCCAGGTTGGTGACAGGCTGATTGTGCACTGTGACAGCCGAATCAGCGATACGGGCACACAGTTTGTTTGGGTTAGTCCAGACAATAGATTGCTGGAGCCAGACAGGGACACCGATAACTTCAAGGTGTTTCCTAATGGCAGCCTGGAGATAACAGATGCCCAGCTAGAGAACTCAGGGCTGTATTCCTGCATTGCAGTAAATAAGAAAAGACTATTAAATGAAACCATAGAGGTCAGAATAAATGTTAGCAATTTCACAGTGAACAGGTCCCACGCTCATGAAGCATTTAATACAGCTTTTACCACCCTTGCTGCCTGTGTGGCCAGTATTATTTTAGTGCTGCTGTATCTCTATCTGACCCCCTGCCCATGTCAATGTAAGGcgaaaaagaagaagaggaagctgAACCAAAGCAGTGCCCACCCGTCCATACTGAATTCCGCACTGCCGCAAGAGCTGCCAGCCGACGAGAAGAAGGCTAGCACTGGTAAACGGGTGGTTTTCCTGGAACCTGTGCACGAACCAAAGCAGAGTCAGAATGGGAAAGTAAAACTGTTCCCCAATGACAGTGTCATTACAGAGAGCATCTTAAAAACTACTCGAACAAAATCCGACTCTGACTctgtcaactctgtgttctcAGATACGCCTTTCATGCCGCCAGCTTAG